In Scomber japonicus isolate fScoJap1 chromosome 3, fScoJap1.pri, whole genome shotgun sequence, the genomic window CTTTTCATTGCCTCTGGCTTCAGGCTCATTCAGCTATTTGCTTCGGGCGGTGTCTACTGGTCCACAAAGCACACAGACTTATGGGGTTTATTACAGGTAATAGTCTACTGCTCCCATAGCCCGTTTCTGATAGCACTTGTCTTGAGTGTGTTCGTGCAAAGCTGGGGGAAATCTATTAGTAGCTTTACTGTTCCACAAAATTGAAATTATGGTGTTTGTAAAGGGTAACAGTAGATAAACATCTCCTGTATATTTTGAAGATATCAAAtgaatgtgaagtgaaaatGGATATAAAGTGTTTTGTGCTCTCATTTATCATATGCAGCAGAGCCATATTAAGCTTCAAAGTCACTGTGAACTGACAGGAATCTGGGAGTCACAGaatctgtaagtgtgtgtgatgtgaataATGACACCACCAGCGCAGACTTTACATGCGTTCAGCATCACTGCACTACAAGCCAAATGGAGTCCAGATTCAGGTGCCTATAATATTGTAACCAGGCTAAAAGACACATCatgaatatgattaaaaaagCTATTtcataaaagataaaaagatgCAGTGGAATAAATAATGTGGGAAGAGAGagtaagaggaaggaagagtgtGAGTTATGTCGGGTCACTTGACTGGCAAAGTTGAAAAGTGTACAAAGTTATTGATAATAAGTATGAAGTTAGTGTCTTACATATCTACTCAACAGTCTTTACCAGGATACTCATTCTACATACAAGCAGCTGTACAGTTGTTCATGTATTAGCTCATTAGCCAACATGTGTGTATATTCGCTCATTAGCCAGCTAGTGAATGGACCCCTAACTCAGCTTCCACTGGAGGCTTTAGTTCATCATTTCTGATGTGGAAACCATGTTGATTCACTAGATAGCACTAAGAGCTGCCAAGTCAATGCTCAGAGTTCCTTCGTCTATGTGGATAAATCAATCCATCTTTGGACACCTGCTTGCCATCTTGTTTTTTAGCCAAGACCGTAAGACTGGTATAAACTGCAAATTGGACTCAGACCTTTTAACCAAGGTactgcacttttattttgcTGCTCTCCTGAGTGAAACAGCCAAATAGTTTTTAGGTCTCTTTGCTCCCAAGCATTGTGTCAGGTATTAAACatagctgtgtttgtgtgtatgcttgGTATTTCAGGGTTGTCACCAGGTTTTGGTATGTTGTGATTTAAATTTCAGATAATCTAAATTTCATTCGGGCTGTGACCATGTGAACTGAATTACTGATGTAAAAGTGAGATTCTTAGGGgggtacattttatttcattagtttatttGGATACAAGTAAATAATTGAAATTCATGATTTCTAAAACTGATTCTAGTGTGATGTTTGGTCAATCCTTGTATTAGAGGTATTTCAACAAGATAAATATTAGTGACAGTTGTTAAAGGGGTGATACACATATTTCATTGAGTGGTCAAAATCTGAATTTGAGGGATTTGTTACAGATTAAGTAAACATAGCCAAAAAAACATGTGTCACATATTATTAGCAGTGAATAAAGGGACTCGAGACAATTAAAAGTTTATATAGGTAAAAGAGAAACAGGACAACATAACCtaaatattatttatcattcattGTACATTAAGTTAGTAGAATTAAAGAATTCAAGGCCCTTCCCTCATTAGACTTGGGTTAGGTGGGCTACATAAAACAGAGACACCGCTGGGATAGGATATGTCTTGGAGTTCTGGTTGCATTAGGTCAGGGTAGATAACTTAGTGAGCACAGTAGTTTATAGTAGAATACAGGAAACAGAGTTACTGCAGTTATTCAAAGTTCGTAAAGTTAGTCATGCATTACTTACAAGAGGGCCACTTGACAAGCCCTGATGGGTTTTATTGGCTCctcctgcacatttctcttttgataGTTATTGTTTTCCTTACTTAATCTCAACAAATCTGCATGTATAACTTTGCTTATATAACTACACTAAACTTATGATTGTCCCAGTGAACACAGAgatcatgaaaataaaagaTCCTTCGCAGACCATAAAGTGTCTTGGACCTGTACGAGTCAGGGGAAAAATGTTaagtgcaaaatgaaatgaaacactaCTGCTTTGGTGCAGATAGAACATGACTGATTCAAGTGTTCCAGCGGAAATGTTAGCACCAGAAGAATTGAAAGCACGGCCAATCTTCACTGCAGCTGAAAGTTCAGGTGCTAAGGAAGACTTTTTACAGTAAATTGAGTGCTCCATTACAGGCTGAGGGAGTACTCTATTATACACTGAGggaaagtctgtgtgtgtatatgtgtgtgtgtgtctttctatcttttagAGAACCAATTTCACTTCAAAACCATCGTTGTAGGACATTTCTGTGTTCTGAGGACGTTTTGGCCAGTCCACACAACTTCAAAGGGCAATTAAAAGGGGTTAAGACTCgttttaaggttaaggttagaattGGGTTTGGACTTACTATAGGGTAAGGATTGGGTTTGGGCTTACTATAGGGTAAGGATCGGGTTTGGGCATGTCATAGCTGAATTTAGGGTAAGGGGCTAGAGAATTCATTATGTAAATAGTGTCCTCACAAGGTTATAAAggcaaacgtgtgtgtgtgtgtgtgtgaacatgccTGCGTGTATGTCAATTTTGGTCCATTTGTAGTAGAGATAAACCATTTCAGGTACTGTGCCCACTCCAGCAAGGGCGGAACAATTTGACCATTGGATTGACCGAGCGTATCTGATGGTTGAAGACAGTGATGGCtcctcaaaaaataaaaagagaaaaaataatggaaacctTAAAGGGGTAGCATTAAAGGTGATAAAAGCAATGCATTTTTCTGACCCTGACGCTACCCCGGAAAAGTGCTTAGAGACTCTCAACAGAGATGGGAGATGATTTGTAGTTTGCTTTGGgactacagcagcaacaacctgGGGAAAAACTGTCTGACTTCTTGAGGAGACTAGATCATTGCCTGTCAAAAATAGTACAAAGAGGTGGCTTCCAAGCCAGTAGTATGGATAGAGAGTGAATCGAGCAACAACTTAAAAGATGCAATAAATGCTGACCTGATGTCATTTTTAACTGTGATTGAGAGAAAGAGGGGCCAATCCTCCAACCTTCCTTGAACTACTGAGTGAAATATGCACTTAAGAGAAATATGTAGCTTCTAGGGCAAAACTAAACCAATAAGTGCACACAGTCTATGCCAGCTACTATCTGAGAAAATCAATGTTTTCAACATTTGCCACGCATCCTCATCAGTACACTGAGGAGAGGTATTAAAAACTGTCAGTTAGCATAGTAGGCTACTGGCCGCAAAGACTAGTTTGGATACTGAATTAGTGGcccttaaaaaaacagtaatgtTTTTTGTGAACACCCCAAACAGACCTTCAACTGattcaaaaaaataatcatcaatCAGCGCTATGGGGGAAAATGGACACATGCAAGAAAATGTAGGATGCTGAGAATCAAAACAAGTAATTTAGAAACTTATCCAAGCTTTCAAAAATGCCAAAACCAGCAACCCACAGTCAACTGGTATTGCTGCACCAAAGGAAATGGCTTGTACAATTAGGAAGAGTGCAGTGGACATGTTTGAGCCTGTGAGCATACCAGAAGGATTAATAGGGCTATCATCCTTCGAACCACTGAAAGTGAATGGGCACATGTGCGATGCACTATTTGAATTTTTGAACCTTTGAATCCTGGTACAAGAGGTATCTGTCAGACACTCCTTGTCATCCTGTGAATAGACTGGGTAGTTATCCATACCTTGGCTATGTAGTGTGTCAATTctagctttgatttgtcttgaCCCTTGAACTCTACCAGTTGTCACTGTTTTAGGTCACCTGTGTATTACTGATGATGTTACAACAGTTTCAAAACAGTAGCCAGTATCTGAGGACTTTGATGCCAGATTGACTAACTTTGGAGAGAACTCTGGAAGAGTGGAAGACAAGGCTTTGTCAGAGATTGATTGGAAGAGCAGATGACCTCTCTCTACATTAACTGGATGTGGGACTAGAAAAAGCAGTCAAGCACACTATTTGCTCACCGCAACCATTTCATGAGTGCTCCAGATACATCTGTCCTACCCATTTTAGTGATGTGTGGTGTCATATCGGGAAATTGTTAGCAGCAGGCACCATCAAATAATCTCAGTCCATATTCATCTACAATAGTAATTGTCAGGAAGAAGAATGGAGATGTAAGGATGTGCATCAACTACCATATGCTCAACAGCTGCACTCGTCTGAACCAGTGCACTACACCACACATCAGTAAGGCTTTAGGCTGCATTTCAGGCAGTAAGTGGTTTTCCATCCTGGATTTGAGGTGTGGCTATAACCAAATAGCCATAAAAGAAAAGGTTAGGAAAAAACAGCTTTCATTTGTCCTCTAGGATTTTATCAAATTGAGTGGATGCCACAAGGCTCAACTTTACAAAGAGTAATGGAAAAAGCAATCTGCACTATGAATTTTCTCCAAGTACTAATAGATTATCTTGTCATTGTTGGAAAGACACTGAATGAACCTGAAGAGAGTTCTTTCAACCAAAGGTCAAATATGCAAGATGCAGAGTATCATAGCAGAAACAGAGATGCTTTTTAGAAATGTGTGGGTATATCCAGCAATTTATCTTCAACTACTCATCACTGTCCGTCACTTGACTGACCTATTTGGAGTCAGGTGGGATCAATTGCTCAATtgatcaaacactgaagatGTGCAGACCAGACCAGAAGCTTGAGTAAATGTTCATAATAGGCACAAGAGAGCCACAACAGACTACTCAGTACATGCAGGGTTTTCCCTACTTATCGAACTTGAAGGCGAATTATTGGCCATCAACTTGGAGATGTTGACGGGCTGAAAAAGGCAGAATTCAACTGCGAGGGTAGTGAAACACTGGGACAGTCTACAACAGAGTTATTTTGTACTTAATCTTCAAAAATAGCGGTGGTTGAAAGCATGATTTGATTTAATGCCAAAATAATTACCTAGTATAACAAAGGTATACTGCAAACACACCATCACCCAGAGGCTAACCTTAGCAGAGTTGGGCAGTGAACTCCCTCAGTAACAAACAAGACCATCTGACCAACATACAGACAACATAAACTAACCCTGAGGTAAAGAAAATAACTCAGTACTGAGTCTGCCTCACCACAACACTCCTGTGCTCAGCATGTTGGACAAAGATGTCTTTCCCTGGAGCTAACGGTGCAGCAGAGAAGCAGCTCTCCACTGCTGGATATATTACATATATCAGttgttattctcatacaggcATGAGATACTTAcaaattgattgattaattaatatggttcactttttaaaataaaaatgctttggACCATTTATCTTAACTGTCAATTATGTGTCTTATTGTATTTCAGTGGACTAAGGACACCAGTGAATGGTTTGGCACACAGTGTACtagagaaagagactgaaagTAGTGCCTCCTTTTCTATTCTGAATCAAATTGGCACCCAGATATCATGATAGTATTGAGTATTGATAAGTATATTGTCCCAGGtcttaaataaacacagttacTTGTCACAAcctttgtttttcatcttttttgctGCACCATGCATGTTCTCCAGCAATTTCCACCTTtattaaaaaaccccaaaacaaaacaaaaagggaaaGCCCTGTACACAGACTGTGGAACTTAAATTGAGAGTTCCTTTGACTATGTGGGGCAGACCATGCCCTCTTTGGACAACTGCTTGCCTTCTTGTTGTTCTTCACCGGAAACCATGAGATTGGTATAGCTCACATGTCTTAAGTAAAGGTACAACACTTATTTAGTTTCTCTGTTGACTGAATGGACACATTATTGGGTCTCTCTGTTCCCAAGAGTTGAATCAGGAcaagttttttgggggggttgttttgttcgttttgttttgggttttttttgcaaatTTGAATTAAATTTGGATTGTGTCTTTTTCCAGTTGGATAGAATTATTATTGTAACACTCAAGTTATTTaatggaaagaaaaagtgaaattcTAAGgagattaaatataatttgtattATCATTTACCTATTTGTATAATTGTTTACTAAgttaaatgaatttaaaaaacccAGAGCACTTCCCTAATTAGATGAGGGGATAAGTGGGCTACAATATACTTAATGAATCATTAGAGGCTGACATTCTAAACCTTGTGTTGGAATTATAAATGTTTGGACAGCATACAGGAAAAACAATTCTGTCTTGTTGCTCTTTTGTCAAGTATAGAAGACTGAAATTTTGGTGCATTCCTAACAAAGGTGCAGTAAGGTGTAATTAAATGAAACTTGCATAAGCATATTTGTGGTCAGTATCAAAGGTGATGATTCAATTCATTGCTTAGCCTTCTCAAATATGTAACagttcagagagagaaagagaaaatgccTTTATAATcccaaataaaactgaaaatgtccAGCAGAGACACCTGGGACTGTGGTCACAGCTGAGACAGCAATGTTCTCTGCTTTCTCCCCATGTGACCAAACCTAAAATCCTCTGCTTCCACCTGCGCCTGGTCAGTCACCCTGGAGCTCAGTGTCTTCAGCAGGGGAAAAGCTTTCCAAGCCCCCTTTGATTTATTCAGTATTTGGCTAACCTTGCTCTGAACCTGCCCCGTGAGATTTCAAACCATTTTAGCCCTCCTCTTCCAGCATACGTGCACTACATGCCTCCTCGACCTAGTTCTATCCCAACATGCTTCGTCTCCCTCTGCTTTCGCAACAGCCCACTCAGAGAATGAGAAACAGGCCCTTAAAGGAGGCTCCAGTTCACTCTCAGCAGAGCCCGTCCCCCTCCCCGCCCAGTGCGGGTCACCTACCGATGACAATGTGCGGCCCTATCGTGAGTGCACAGGAGGGCACTTATGGTTCGCTGGGATTCAAATGAATGTTTATGAGCCTTGTCTGGCAGCCAAAGGGCAGGCCTTATCCCAAATTTTACAGCCTCTCATTGGTTTGCCTTTGGTTATGTGTGCTTGCTTTGACTTGTGCTCAGATCtggggtctctctctctctctgtgtgtgtctggatcTGTGCTCTACCTAACCCTTCATGTGTTTATTACTAGGGATTGAAAAATTGCCCTCAAGGCAGCGAGGGCAAAGTTCTTTGTGtatgtgctctgtgtgtgtgtttgtttaacacAACCCAAAGACCACATAGAGTTCAGTTTGTCTTTCAAGTTGACAGTCACATATTTCATTGTCCCCGGCCCTCAGTGTTGACTTGCTTTCATAATCCTCAATATTTAACATGAAATCTGCATTTATTCTTACACACTAAACATATACTGTTCTATGCTGGAGTATTAGCTTCATGATTAACCTCACAGCAAGACATATAACAGCATGGCTTACGTGGCTTACGGCTCCACTGCATTTTCACTGAACATTGCTCTTTGCTCTGATCTATATATAATAGTTACACTCTCAGGAGGAACAATCAGAGAATCATAataagcaaacaaaaagaacataATGATCATGCTCTGTTTCAGGTGTTGATAAGGAAATACATTGTGTCTTGATCATTTTATTGCAGCTCGTAATGCTTAATcattttttatgacttcatACATCCACATGGGATCTTTAATGACTAAACCACTTTGTTGTGTACCTAAGCTTCATAATAAATATTTCTTGGTTGTCTCAAGTCTGTCCAGAATTATAAGAACTTGACCCATAAGTGCTGTGACATTGAGAAATTCTGTCTAACTTGCTGCTAACTGTGTATTACAATTCTATGGAAGAAAAGCACATGCAGCTCTTAGGGCTGATTAtatgcatcatgggaaatggcTGTAAAAATACTTCTGGCTAAGAAATGATTGTTTTAGTCCATTTAATTTGACTGTTATTCCGTAAAATTCAAATTGGGTCTGATTCTTTTTCTGTTTACTCACAATCTCAGTCAACATGTCTGGGATGTTACGTCTATACTAAAATATTAGCGTATACCAGTAAAATCAATGATTACAATGGATTCTATAATTGCTAAATATGTAAGACTATAATTTTGTGTTGTTGATGGAGTATGATCTAATGGCCTAAGTTTTCAATTCAGAGATATTTCAACACAGGAATGGAACAACTACCTGTAGACACCGTCACCCCCGCGACCCACTCCCATGGACACAGTCAAGTGTGTAAAATCCTGCTGAGCCATCCAAAGCGATTTCAATTTATGCCAATAGTACAAAGTTGAACCTTTTATGTTATGCCAGTTACAAGATTGATACTATTCTCAACAACTATAAGGGCAGGCAgattttttaaccttttcaaTCATTGTTATGCTAGTTGAGCTAAGTGGCTATTAGCtgtacttttatatttattgtacaaAAGGAGAGTGGTGTCCAACTCTTGGCAACAAAGTGAATAAGAATTTTTCCCAAATGTTTCCCAAACTATCATTTTACTATTCTGGGCTATTCTGCAGGTTTCTATTCAGATAACATGATATCACAATCAGTTTCTCAGTGTTAGATGAGAAAGCCTTTGCCAATGACCCTTTGATACAGATGTTTGGTTAATTTCAATTTTGagttgtcccccccccccccccccccctttttgcAATGCATTTACCAAGTTTGGTTTTTTGCAGTTTTAGGACATGTTTTTCTAGCTCTTGAATAATATCCTCAGTAAAATGGTAATTATGAAACTGGGTGGCATTGATAAATCTCATGCATTATAAATTTACACTGCTCCTTCCCTCTGTTTTGTACTAAAGCCTTGGAATGTGCTTAGATtaatattttctcctttttttggaACACTTGCCCCTGGGgtttgctaaaaaaaacataattacagtatgacataacaacacaaacatgtagCAGTTGTAGATAACATTTTTATGACAGTATAAGAAAAGTTAAAAGGACCAAAGTTGGTATACTGCATTATAATCTTAATAGGAGAGATTCATAGTTTAGTTAAGGTGACCTGTGTCCTTCCAGGGCTCAATTAATACATCTCCTGCCTGTCCACACATCACTGACTGAGGTTAGACCACTCTGCACATGTAAGGGCGAGGTCCTGACCGACTTGTTTTGAGTTCATTATGTTTATAGAGAATTACACCATCCCCCTGCGCCATTTTTTGACAGTAGAGAACAAACAAGAATACACATGCCACCCCAAGCgtgttttatgttttgacaACATCGTCTGTCATAGTCACTGATCTCATGCCTGGAATAAATCAAAAGGTGTTATCACACTGCCATGGGAGTCAAAACCCAGACATAAAACAATGTGTACCTCCCAAGTGTTGACTTATTCTATTTCATCATGCACAAAGAAACACAGTGCGTTTCTAAAACTCCATTTTATTATCTTGTTTTAatccaaaaacacattaaaaggagaataaaaaagaagcataaaaacatgactaaaacAAGTGTCACAAAAAACTCCCAGAATAACTACTGGTACAGACCTATGCATGGCTTCTGTTCAAAGTGAGAATCGTACTCAGTCCACCATAtgatacacgcacacacaaacatgcatgtgcggccacacacagtcacacacatacaaatgggACCAATAATTCTACCTGTAGAAGCAACCACTTTGCAAATGTCCCCTAAGTATTTCTCTTCACACTATCATGGGGCCTCCTTCACTTCTGGATGTTGCAAGGTCCATATTTCCTTAATTGTAACCCAGAGCTGTTGAGGTTGCTCTGAACCTCTTTCCAGGTTCATGTCCTCCCTTTGAAAGTGTTCATGCAGGTATAACTTCCAGAAAACTTGTGTATTTCTTCAAGTGCAACTTGTGGCATGAAGCTGGAAAGAGCAAAAAGATCAGGAATTTTGTTAAGCATAAATTATTAGCATCAATTATGACAATGAAATAGAGACAAATGATTTATGTGACCTTTTACCTTTTAAGAATGATGAGGGCATGCATGGTCCAAGGCAAGTAGAGAAAAGCCTTGTCAGCTCTGACTGCATCAACAGTCCTCTGAGCAACTACCTCAGGTTTGAGAGGTGGAAAGAGCTGCGGAAAtctatgaaaaataaagaaaggggTTTTGAGATCAAGTCTTGGCCATGCTAAAAAACTGGAAATGTTAGAGGCCATTTCCTGTCTATTTCAGGGTTTTAATTTGCTTGAAGGTGTAACCACCACTGCTCATAACCAGCAGGTTAGCAAGCTAGACATGCATATAGCAACAAACTGAACTTTACATGACCTTTTCAAAAGGTATTAcacaacaaaattacaaaagTTAAAAGCATCAAGGGTTAGCGTCATAGTTTAAAGCTGGCCACTAGGTATGTAGTATGGtataacaataaatgaatgaatcaatgaCGCAGTGACTAAGCACAATTCATTTCTATGCGTCATTATGGTGCTGCTACTtttgatcagtgtgttatttaAGGGCGAGTTGACCAAGGACATTATGTCATTAGGTCgaggaggactgtggaggaGTATCTACAAAAAGCAGGAGGGTTGTATTAAGTCATAAACTCATGCTTTGGAGGTTACCAGCATTTGAATAGTCTTTTATTATAATCTACTGTAATAAGCTGCACAACAGAAATTTCAAAAGGATGCCTCTATTGTTTGGGGATGGTGGTGGTTTGATATTTAACTGTGTTGcatctatcttttttttaattaaatagttTATTTATTCAATGAAGACCACGCTTATTCCAAACACCTCTTTTTGCTTTACTGAAGAGGATGATTTGATTTTGTAGTACAGCAGATTTCCAATAAAATCTGACTTCATGgtacaaaatgttaaataaagtttCGAGGCCAACAAAAGCAGCCAATCTTCCACATAACATCTTTAATTTCCCGGATTATAAGCAAACAACAGTAAAAAGGATTTACTTTTGCTTCTCACTTTTGGATGCTTTCTCACCTCACTCTCATGCCTTGAAACATCTCTGTATTGGTGTGGAAGGGAAGGACTGTAGTGCAGCCAACACCAGGACAGTCCAGCAGGCCCAGTGTCAAGCTCTCCATGAAGGCCAGTGATGAGGCCTTGGAGGTGCAGTAGTCTATGGCTCCAGGGATGGGAGACTGCGACAGGATGGAGTTTATGCATACTACATGGCCGTGCTGCAGCTCCAGCATCCTAGGCAGAAAGGCCTTTGTAGTCTGGGgcaagaaaagaaacaagagagaTTGAAGGATATGATAAAGACAAGGTGGAAAAAGAAGGTGAAGTCTATTCAGTAGAGTAAAAAGAAGAGCAGGCAAGAGAAATAGGCTCACAGTGTAACCACAGATTAAATTTCCATTACCATTTAGTTGATAATTGCATTTCTGTCTGCATATGACACAGTCTTTTGATCTctgttcaaaataaaaatgccatGAGTTCCAAAACCCCTCTGATGTTTCAGTGACTGAGACGCAATTTGGAAATACCCCACTTAACCTGCCATGATAGCAGTCATGATTGACAAGTCTGGAGTTGcctactgtatatatactgCCATGCTATaatcaaaatatgaaaatgacaaGGATAATCTACTTGAAGGAATTCCCCTACATCTGCATACAAGCTGCCTCTGCTACAGTGTCTCCAAGTCTTACCCAGAACTGTCCCATGGTGTTGATGTGTTGGGATTTCAGAAGGGCGTCGTCATCGCTGTCCATCAGACTTTTACCGTGGACTACAGCTGCATTGTTCACTAATATCGTAACATCTCCCACCTGAGACGAAAAagaataatatgaaaaaagataGCATTGCCAAAGATCATATGCATTTTCTGTCTGCTTTCACGAGATGATACAGTTGTGCTGCAGCAGAGCTGTCAGCAACATTCCTCGCTCTTATTCAGATATTTCAGTTGAAGTGTAATCTATACACCAGATGGGAGACAGAGCAGCTCAGAGCCAATATACAtacagaggaaacacagaggcaTCATAGGGTAATATTTTATggtgtgtttcactgtgtgcaAATTACATTTCTCTATGTGCAAATAAAACATATCCGTAAAGATATCAAACTGGTTTACCTTTTCTCTAACCACCTTGGCTTGCTTGTAAACTTCTTCCCGATTGGCCACATCACACAGAAAGTAATGGCACTCTGTTCCTGAGTGAGAGATCtcttcagctgtttctctgagACACTTTTCTGTTCGGCCCCACAAGATCACCTGGCAAGGGACAgcagaaattatttttttaaagattaaaaataaacacagaaatattCTCTATTGAGACTATGAGAAGATGAGATGCTAATTTAAGTGTACTGTTCAGTCATCAACACAAAATTAGGTATGTTAGCACTATTTTTTCTGGCATTGAGACCTAGTAGTACTGTGGAGATATTTGAGCAGCAATGTTCTTTTCATTCAGAGAACAGAGAGGCCATTTTCACCCCAACAAATAGTTTTTGAGCAAGATTAAAGGCTTGGGGGTTGCTGTGTGAATGAATTGTCTCTTCATCCACCCGGAGACTAAATGAAGGCCGGTCATTTGAGCAGGGAACATGGGGTTGGATGGAGGTGGGGGACTAGTGATTGGGCAATTAGATCTGTCAGTCTTTGGGGTCAGGGAAAGGTAATGAAATCAGGGGGTGAGCCCTCCTCATCTCTCAAACACAAATTCTCAAAGAGATTACACGGCCTGTTGGGCAGATGAGCCCCGTCATTTCTGGTCAGGGAGTCT contains:
- the dhrs3b gene encoding short-chain dehydrogenase/reductase 3b, with product MDLKSACRMFLFPVQMLYYIVRASLFSLLPSRRKDLTKEVVLITGGGRGIGRHLAKEFAKQGARKVILWGRTEKCLRETAEEISHSGTECHYFLCDVANREEVYKQAKVVREKVGDVTILVNNAAVVHGKSLMDSDDDALLKSQHINTMGQFWTTKAFLPRMLELQHGHVVCINSILSQSPIPGAIDYCTSKASSLAFMESLTLGLLDCPGVGCTTVLPFHTNTEMFQGMRVRFPQLFPPLKPEVVAQRTVDAVRADKAFLYLPWTMHALIILKSFMPQVALEEIHKFSGSYTCMNTFKGRT